Proteins encoded in a region of the Bacillus sp. T3 genome:
- a CDS encoding 4Fe-4S dicluster domain-containing protein gives MAKEYVKLVDVTKCDGCRACMVACKNWNDLPAEPEEFQGTNQSHAKVTAHTWNVLEFIEHENSKGNLDYLFRHSACFHCKEAACEKVCPENAISYTEFGTVVVDHEKCVGCGYCVQNCPFDVISLATYKDKQGKEYRKASKCTMCTDRIEEGLQPACVTTCHPGAMSFGEKGEIIAKAEQRLSEVKERYPNAMIYNPEGVGGTHTIYVLAEKPSVYGLPEKPKVPTSAVLWKDYAQPLGKMMIGATTMGVLGLFVSYKLFNKDKEHEAGGDSHE, from the coding sequence ATGGCTAAAGAATACGTAAAATTAGTCGATGTTACGAAATGTGATGGCTGCCGCGCTTGTATGGTTGCTTGTAAAAACTGGAATGACCTTCCGGCTGAGCCAGAAGAATTCCAAGGTACAAATCAATCACATGCTAAAGTAACAGCCCATACATGGAATGTCCTTGAATTTATCGAGCACGAAAATTCAAAAGGAAATTTAGATTATTTATTCCGTCACTCTGCTTGTTTCCACTGTAAAGAAGCAGCATGTGAAAAGGTTTGTCCTGAGAATGCAATCAGCTATACAGAATTTGGAACAGTAGTGGTTGATCACGAGAAATGTGTAGGCTGTGGTTATTGTGTTCAAAACTGTCCGTTCGATGTGATTTCACTTGCAACTTATAAGGACAAACAAGGTAAGGAATATCGCAAAGCATCAAAATGTACAATGTGTACAGACCGAATCGAAGAAGGCTTACAGCCTGCCTGTGTGACAACTTGTCATCCAGGAGCGATGTCCTTTGGTGAAAAGGGAGAAATTATTGCGAAAGCAGAGCAACGTTTAAGTGAAGTAAAAGAACGTTATCCGAATGCAATGATTTACAACCCAGAAGGAGTTGGCGGCACACATACTATCTATGTGTTAGCTGAAAAACCTTCCGTATATGGACTTCCAGAAAAACCGAAAGTACCAACATCAGCTGTTCTTTGGAAGGACTATGCACAGCCACTAGGTAAAATGATGATCGGTGCAACAACAATGGGTGTTCTTGGACTGTTCGTGTCTTACAAATTATTTAACAAAGACAAAGAACATGAGGCTGGAGGTGATAGCCATGAGTAA
- a CDS encoding formate dehydrogenase subunit gamma has translation MSNPKGPQVRVRRFSMAFVIAHAVNFFSFLALYITALPMYTEAFDWLYPVLGGPANARLLHRIFAVAFISPTIIWFIWDRQGLFRWFKEIVTWKKRDIDWFKESGKELTGFQFKHVSQTFFNAGEKINSWIQIVTATLIIVSGFTIWFPEYFPKSVTQWGYLFHSASMGLAAAVVVGHIYMAAVHKHSAPGFKGVINGKVPAWWAKSHYGDWYDEEVRKGNFPDIEDPHKDEHKGA, from the coding sequence ATGAGTAATCCAAAAGGACCTCAGGTTAGAGTAAGACGTTTTTCAATGGCGTTTGTTATTGCCCATGCTGTCAATTTCTTTTCGTTCTTAGCCTTGTATATTACGGCATTGCCAATGTACACAGAGGCCTTTGACTGGCTTTATCCTGTTCTTGGTGGACCAGCCAACGCACGATTGCTACACAGAATCTTTGCAGTAGCATTTATCTCACCAACAATTATCTGGTTTATTTGGGACCGTCAAGGCTTATTCCGTTGGTTCAAAGAAATTGTTACATGGAAAAAGCGCGATATTGACTGGTTCAAAGAATCAGGAAAAGAACTTACAGGATTCCAATTTAAACATGTTTCACAAACCTTCTTTAATGCAGGGGAAAAAATTAACTCTTGGATCCAGATTGTAACAGCAACCTTGATTATCGTTTCAGGATTCACCATTTGGTTCCCAGAGTACTTCCCGAAGTCAGTAACACAGTGGGGTTATTTGTTCCATAGTGCCAGCATGGGTCTTGCAGCTGCAGTAGTAGTAGGACATATTTATATGGCAGCAGTTCACAAGCACTCAGCTCCTGGATTTAAAGGAGTAATAAATGGTAAGGTTCCAGCTTGGTGGGCAAAGAGCCACTATGGTGACTGGTATGATGAAGAAGTAAGAAAAGGTAACTTCCCAGATATCGAAGACCCGCATAAAGACGAGCACAAAGGTGCTTAA